The following proteins are encoded in a genomic region of Zea mays cultivar B73 chromosome 9, Zm-B73-REFERENCE-NAM-5.0, whole genome shotgun sequence:
- the LOC103639392 gene encoding homeobox-leucine zipper protein HOX19, whose protein sequence is MAQEDVHLDDAGLALGLSLGGGGGGGASAAARHGTSRSRLSTEAPRTLEPPSLTLSMPDEATATATGGSGGSGGAARSVSSRSVEGVKRERVDDAEGERASSTAAAARAGAGAEDDDDGSTRKKLRLTKEQSKLLEDRFKDHSTLNPKQKIALAKQLKLRPRQVEVWFQNRRARTKLKQTEVDCELLKRCCESLSEENRRLQRELQELRALKQLAGPHPHQAPSSSPAAATQGVPVPVPVPPPLYVQMQMQLPMPAATLSLCPSCERLRGGPKAEPDRPQAATHRFFNPFTHSAAC, encoded by the exons ATGGCTCAGGAGGACGTCCACCTGGACGATGCCGGCCTGGCGCTGGGCCTGtccctcggcggcggcggcggcggcggagcctCCGCCGCGGCGCGCCACGGTACCAGCAGAAGCCGGCTGAGCACGGAGGCGCCGCGCACGCTGGAGCCGCCGTCGCTGACGCTGAGCATGCCGGACGAAGCGACGGCGACCGCGACCGGCGGGTCCGGCGGCAGCGGCGGGGCCGCGCGCAGCGTGTCGTCGCGGTCAGTGGAGGGCGTGAAGCGGGAGCGCGTGGACGACGCCGAGGGCGAGCGGGCGTCGTCGACGGCCGCCGCGGCGcgggccggcgccggcgccgaggacgacgacgacgggaGCACGCGGAAGAAGCTGAGGCTGACCAAGGAGCAGTCCAAGCTCCTGGAGGACCGCTTCAAGGACCACAGCACCCTCAACCCG AAGCAGAAAATCGCGTTGGCGAAGCAACTGAAGCTGAGGCCACGGCAGGTGGAGGTGTGGTTCCAAAACAGGCGAGCAAG GACGAAGCTGAAGCAGACGGAGGTGGACTGCGAGCTGCTGAAGCGCTGCTGCGAGTCGCTGAGCGAGGAGAACCGGCGGCTGCAGCGGGAGCTACAGGAGCTCCGCGCGCTCAAGCAGCTCGCCGGCCCGCACCCACATCAGGCGCCGTCGTCGTCGCCCGCCGCCGCGACGCAGGGCGTGCCGGTGCCGGTGCCGGTGCCGCCGCCGTTGTACGTGCAGATGCAGATGCAGCTGCCGATGCCGGCCGCCACGCTGAGCCTCTGCCCGTCCTGCGAGCGCCTGCGCGGCGGGCCCAAGGCCGAGCCCGACAGGCCCCAGGCAGCCACCCACCGCTTCTTCAACCCCTTCACCCACTCCGCCGCCTGCTGA